The following proteins come from a genomic window of Botrytis cinerea B05.10 chromosome 14, complete sequence:
- the Bcprm1 gene encoding Bcprm1, translating to MHPYGVNRNINAAPADDYYTPYLGLRARLSQTWINRWTVLLLLIIVRLLISLAGIKGDVASAKTEALSACSSVENVGSAMASMPHYLSQGVNSMAAAGITKAVNGMMQMLYMSLTGVEEIVLFVIHMMTSTYMCLITLAITGSLQVAIQMIEDVGAFMNKSIDTITGDMSSGLKSFEDDLNGFLSKINIGGIFGSSTSPPTIDLSSEINKLNSIQIDPTTMDADLAKLNASLPTFEQVQNFTDNIIKLPFEEVKKLVNESMIAYKFDDSVFPVPQKKSLTFCSDNTAIQDFFVGLVKTLDTAKKIILIVLVIAAILACIPMAFREIWGWRVMQIQAALLKSRSYTNEMDILYQAHRPYTSQFGLKLSRRFKGQKNQILARWFIAYATSIPALFVLALGLAGLFTCLCQFIVLKTLEKEIPALTAEVGDFAEHVVKALNNASESWALGANSVINNTNTEINDNVFGWVNTTTGAINETLNVFTDEMTKALNVTFGGTILYKPIMGVFECLVGLKIAGIEKGLTWVSDNAHVEFPEFQPDVFSLGAAASLSNTTADDNFLANPATSTTDEITNAVVKVGKKLEAVIRQEALISTALVAIYFVIVLIGLVHVIIGMCGRDKSRGEGGSAPTPLYRNTDVEAPNQHLPEISREKFGTSGNDGWHQEHMRAGGDPITRMPFGGGDGAADDLPYNGAPAPTYEASIAPTERLGVVPAGRVNTNRGPWVRDEKSRELWEADDMQRRATSSYGHLEGGDEKSSGWGVPPRRI from the coding sequence ATGCATCCTTACGGTGTCAATCGAAACATCAACGCCGCACCTGCTGATGACTACTACACACCATACCTCGGTCTTCGAGCACGCCTATCACAGACATGGATCAACAGATGGACAGTTCTCCTACTACTTATTATTGTTCGGCTCCTTATTTCTTTGGCCGGTATCAAAGGAGATGTCGCATCAGCCAAGACCGAAGCATTATCAGCCTGTAGTAGTGTTGAAAATGTCGGAAGTGCCATGGCTTCTATGCCTCACTATCTCTCTCAAGGTGTTAACAGTATGGCCGCTGCTGGTATTACAAAGGCTGTTAATGGTATGATGCAAATGCTTTACATGAGTCTCACTGGCGTCGAAGAAATTGTTCTCTTCGTCATTCATATGATGACCTCAACATATATGTGTCTCATCACTTTGGCTATCACTGGTAGTCTCCAAGTCGCTATACAAATGATCGAAGATGTTGGTGCATTCATGAACAAGTCTATCGATACCATCACCGGCGACATGTCATCTGGACTCAAATCATTCGAAGATGACCTCAATGGCTTCTTGTCAAAGATCAATATCGGTGGCATCTTTGGAAGCAGTACTTCACCGCCAACAATTGACTTGAGTAGTGAGATAAACAAACtcaattccattcaaatCGATCCCACAACCATGGATGCCGATCTCGCCAAACTCAACGCATCCCTTCCAACATTCGAGCAAGTCCAAAACTTCACGGATAACATCATCAAACTTCCATTCGAAGAGGTTAAGAAACTCGTGAATGAGTCAATGATCGCTTACAAGTTTGATGATTCAGTCTTTCCAGTTCCTCAAAAAAAATCCCTGACATTTTGTTCCGACAACACCGCCATCCAAGATTTCTTCGTCGGTCTCGTCAAAACCCTCGATACCGCCAAGAAAATTATCCTTATCGTTCTTGTCATCGCTGCTATTCTTGCCTGTATTCCCATGGCTTTCCGCGAAATCTGGGGTTGGCGCGTTATGCAAATACAAGCCGCCTTACTAAAAAGTCGAAGCTATACTAATGAGATGGATATTCTCTATCAAGCTCATCGTCCTTATACTTCACAATTCGGTCTCAAATTGTCAAGGAGGTTCAAGGGTCAGAAGAATCAAATCTTGGCAAGATGGTTCATCGCATATGCTACATCTATCCCAGCACTTTTTGTTTTGGCTCTTGGGTTGGCAGGTCTTTTTACCTGTCTTTGTCAATTCATCGTCTTAAAAACCctcgaaaaagaaatcccaGCGCTTACAGCAGAAGTTGGAGACTTTGCAGAACATGTCGTCAAAGCTTTGAATAACGCATCCGAATCTTGGGCTTTAGGGGCCAATTCCGTCATCAATAACACGAACACGGAAATCAATGACAATGTTTTTGGATGGGTTAATACGACAACGGGAGCTATCAATGAGACCTTGAATGTTTTCACTGATGAGATGACCAAAGCTCTCAATGTCACATTTGGTGGTACCATCCTCTACAAACCTATCATGGGTGTCTTTGAATGTTTGGTTGGACTCAAAATCGCGGGCATCGAAAAAGGTCTCACATGGGTTAGTGATAACGCTCATGTAGAATTCCCTGAATTCCAACCAGACGTCTTTTCACTCGGCGCGGCTGCCTCTCTCTCGAATACAACCGCAGACGACAATTTCCTCGCTAACCCTGCTACAAGTACTACAGATGAAATTACAAACGCAGTAGTGAAGGTGGGAAAGAAATTAGAAGCAGTTATTAGGCAAGAAGCTCTTATTTCTACTGCACTCGTTGCTATTTATTTCGTCATTGTTCTCATTGGGTTAGTCCATGTTATAATTGGCATGTGTGGAAGAGATAAATCTCGAGGCGAAGGTGGCTCAGCACCGACCCCTCTTTACCGCAATACCGATGTCGAAGCTCCTAATCAACACCTGCCAGAGATTTCACGAGAGAAATTTGGTACCAGTGGAAACGATGGTTGGCATCAAGAACATATGAGAGCGGGTGGGGATCCGATAACGCGAATGCCATTTGGAGGAGGTGATGGTGCTGCAGATGATCTTCCGTATAATGGTGCACCGGCGCCAACATATGAAGCATCAATTGCCCCGACAGAGCGATTGGGAGTGGTTCCTGCAGGGAGAGTTAATACCAATAGAGGACCATGGGTTAGAGATGAGAAGTCTCGAGAATTGTGGGAAGCGGATGATATGCAGAGGAGAGCTACTAGTAGTTATGGACATTTGGAAGGGGGAGATGAGAAATCATCGGGATGGGGAGTACCGCcgagaagaatttga
- the Bchex5 gene encoding Bchex5, which yields MASTKNQVDNIDTVEHAHPSTHVDLNKNVTAKIQNPLAGLSEETIIRDVGEFAQANDLNHILPLLEKGALVASDPENFENVDRLEEDEKAALRYEAAHRWSHPRTLYLTIITCSIGAAVQGWDQTGSNGANLSFPSEFGIGQGENPNSPNHDRDNWLVGLVNAAPYIGSAFFGCWMSDPFNAWFGRRGTIFIAAIICIFTPIGGAFAKSWETLFASRIILGLGMGLKGSTVPIFAAENSPAMIRGALVMSWQMWTAFGIFLGFVANLVVIDTGKIAWRLQIGSAFIPALPLAALIYFCPESPRWLMKRGEYQRAYKSLCRLRKHDLFAARDLYFIDCQLKIEAAIVGETNYVSRFIQLFTIPRVRRATLASFTVMIAQQMCGINIISFYSSTIFRQAGASEKNALIASFGFGLVNFVFAWPAIWTIDTFGRRSLLLFTFPQMAWSLLVAGLCFLIPEDSKAHLALIATFIYIFAAFYSPGEGPVPFTYSAEVFPLSHREVGMGWAVATCLFWAAVLSISFPKILEVFHPVGAFGFYAGLNVVAFVMIFLFVPETKQRTLEELDYIFAIPTRTFMKYQITKTLPYWVQRYVFFNKHAVLEPLYHFEETADYRAPDTKLTGQPEQIEKVERSSEGESAEISTGEKN from the exons ATGGCCTCAACGAAGAATCAAGTTGATAATATCGACACTGTCGAGCACGCTCACCCATCTACTCATGTcgatttgaataaaaatgtTACTGCCAA aattcaaaatcctCTAGCGGGATTATCAGAAGAAACCATCATTCGAGATGTGGGAGAATTTGCACAAGCCAACGACCTCAACCATATCCTCCCTTTGCTGGAGAAAGGTGCTTTGGTAGCATCTGACCCAGAGAACTTTGAGAATGTAGACAGattggaagaggatgaaaaaGCTGCTTTAAGATACGAAGCGGCACATAGATGGAGCCACCCAAGGACACTTTACTTGACAATTATTACGTGCTCTATCGGTGCAGCTGTTCAAGGTTGGGATCAGACGGGTAGTAATGGAGCAAAcctttcatttccatcagAATTCGGAATCGGCCAAGGAGAAAACCCAAATTCCCCAAACCATGATCGTGATAATTGGCTTGTTGGATTGGTTAATGCTGCTCCATATATTGGATCGGCTTTCTT TGGCTGTTGGATGAGTGATCCCTTCAATGCCTGGTTCGGACGTCGTGGTACCATTTTCATCGCAGCTATTATTTGCATCTTTACTCCTATCGGAGGAGCTTTCGCAAAGTCTTGGGAAACTCTCTTTGCCAGTCGTATAATTTTAGGACTTGGAATGGGTCTGAAAGGAAGTACAGTACCAATCTTTGCTGCGGAGAATAGTCCAGCTATGATTCGAGGAGCATTGGTTATGTCATGGCAAATGTGGACGGCTTTTGGTATCTTCTTAGGATTTGTTGCA AACTTGGTCGTCATTGATACAGGCAAGATCGCATGGAGACTTCAAATTGGATCTGCATTCATTCCAGCTCTACCTCTCGCAGCCTTGATCTATTTCTGCCCGG AATCTCCAAGATGGTTGATGAAACGAGGAGAATACCAGAGGGCCTACAAGTCTCTTTGCCGACTCCGTAAACACGATCTTTTTGCTGCTCGTGATCTCTACTTCATCGACTGCCAACTCAAAATCGAAGCAGCTATTGTCGGTGAAACCAACTACGTCAGTAGATTCATTCAATTATTTACCATTCCACGTGTACGAAGAGCAACTCTTGCATCTTTTACCGTTATGATTGCTCAACAGATGTGTGgtatcaacatcatctcatTCTATTCTTCGACCATTTTCAGACAGGCAGGTGCTTCCGAAAAGAATGCATTGATTGCTAGTTTTGGATTCGGATTGGTTAACTTCGTGTTTGC CTGGCCGGCAATTTGGACCATTGACACCTTTGGTCGCCGCTCTCTACTCCTTTTCACTTTCCCACAAATGGCATGGTCTCTCCTCGTCGCTGGCCTATGCTTCCTCATCCCTGAAGATTCTAAAGCACATCTTGCACTCATCGCAACATTCATTTACATATTTGCGGCATTTTATTCACCAGGAGAAGGGCCTGTTCCTTTTACTTACTCGGCCGAGGTTTTCCCATTATCTCACAGAGAAGTTGGAATGGGCTGGGCAGTGGCAACATGTCTATTCTGGGCAGCCGTtctatcaatttctttccctAAGATCTTGGAAGTCTTCCATCCCGTTGGAGCATTTGGATTTTACGC CGGACTCAATGTTGTCGCTTTCGTAATGATTTTCCTCTTTGTCCCCGAGACCAAACAGCGTACACTCGAAGAATTAGACTACATTTTCGCCATCCCAACCCGTACATttatgaaatatcaaatcaccaaGACCCTCCCATACTGGGTTCAACGATATGTATTTTTCAACAAGCACGCGGTACTAGAACCTCTTTATCATTTTGAGGAGACGGCGGACTATAGAGCACCTGATACGAAACTTACAGGACAGCCGGAACAGATTGAGAAGGTGGAGAGGAGTAGCGAGGGAGAGAGTGCAGAGATTTCAACTGGAGAGAAAAATTAA
- the Bcltf4 gene encoding Bcltf4, which translates to MTTPLLVSGKATNRKIRPHKKSRRGCGNCKLRKVKCDEDKPKCKRCAEFNVHCNYDNQTSVLQLLEKSFTFETLQHRLPYLLNQTIPDLISSRLKAPGKIDIYDLSDQEHLELLNKFQTRTVYSITTSRNLQIYQNEFIKLSCLHPYLMHALLTFTLMHDRHISIEQSIRMSSREAFHWCQSISLFSRNLTSGSIKSSSERDALWATSVLLGIITFCNIEAASPEEAWPLKPASSLDLNWLTMSYGKSEIWKLGLDQNASAFKTLMAPSYETLSQFSHIRLETLPQAFVTLLNLYPSSNSHDNPYHLAASLLSDIIDVDDPITVILKFWTFVNSMHSQFKSQLLQKDSRALLLQAYWLGKVCQFPHWWIWRRVSLECQAICIYLETFHKHELDIQTLLAYPKMVSGLTSY; encoded by the exons ATGACGACCCCCCTTCTGGTCTCTGGAAAAGCTACCAACCGGAAGATAAGACCACATAAAAAATCACGTCGTGGATGTGGAAACTGTAAGTTGAGAAAAGTCAAG TGTGATGAGGACAAACCAAAGTGTAAACGGTGTGCAGAATTCAATGTTCACTGCAATTACGACAACCAAACCTCAGTACTTCAACTACTTGAGAAGTCTTTTACCTTCGAGACTCTTCAGCACAGACTCCCCTATTTATTAAACCAAACAATTCCAGACCTCATTAGTTCGCGGCTGAAAGCTCCCGGAAAGATCGATATATACGATTTGAGCGACCAAGAACATTTGGAGTTATTGAATAAGTTTCAAACGAGAACTGTTTACTCTATAACAACGAGTAGgaatcttcaaatatatcaaaatgagTTCATCAAGCTATCGTGTCTG CATCCATACCTGATGCACGCCCTACTCACATTTACGCTAATGCATGACCGACACATCTCTATTGAGCAAAGCATAAGAATGTCTTCTCGGGAAGCTTTTCATTGGTGTCAAAGTATATCATTATTCAGCAGAAATTTGACATCCGGATCAATTAAATCTTCATCAGAACGCGATGCTTTATGGGCAACTTCCGTTCTTCTTGGTATAATTACATTTTGTAATATTGAAGCAGCAAGTCCAGAAGAAGCTTGGCCTTTAAAACCAGCTTCATCTCTGGATCTGAATTGGTTAACGATGAGCTATGGGAAGTctgaaatttggaaattgggtCTGGACCAAAATGCGAGCGCATTTAAGACATTGATGGCACCGTCTTATGAGACTTTGTCACAATTCTCACACATTCGTCTTGAGACATTGCCCCAAGCTTTCGTCACGCTTCTGAATCTGTATCCCAGCTCCAACTCACATGATAACCCCTATCATCTTGCAGCATCTTTATTATCAGATAtcattgatgttgatgatccTATTACtgtaattttgaagttttggaCCTTTGTCAACAGTATGCATTCGCAGTTCAAAAGCCAACTTTTACAAAAAGACTCTCGCGCTCTCTTGTTGCAAGCTTATTGGCTTGGAAAAGTTTGTCAATTTCCACAttggtggatttggaggCGTGTATCACTGGAGTGCCAGGCTATCTGCATATATTTGGAGACCTTTCACAAACATGAATTGGATATTCAAACACTTCTAGCCTACCCAAAGATGGTTTCTGGGTTGACATCTTACTGA